The Xylophilus rhododendri region TCGCCCACCGGACCGGACACGGCCGGGATCTGCCCGCCGATCATGTCCAGGATCGCCGGCTGCGAACCGCGGTAGGCCACATGGGTCATCTCGATGCCGCCGGCACGGCCGAGCAGGATGCCGATGAAGTGAGGCGAGGAGCCGGCCGCCGGCGAGCCGAAGGCGGCGCGCTCCGGGCGGCCCTTGCACCAGGCCAGGTATTCGGGAACCGTCCTGATGCGGTCGGGCACCGAGGGGCCGACGGCGAAACCGTAGTCGAAGACCGAGCCGATGCTGACCGGCGTCAGGTCGGCCACCGGGTCGTAGGAAAGCTTCTTGTAGGTGTGCGGATAGATGCCCAGCATGGACATCGGCGTCAACAGCATGGTGGCGCCGTCGGCCGGCTGGCTCTTGACGTACTGGATCGCGATCTGGCCGCTGGCGCCGGTGCGGTTCTCCACGAAGGCCGCGTTGGCATAGGCCGGATGCAGCTTCTCGGCGATGCGGCGGCTGACCGCGTCGGCCGTGCCGCCTGCGGCGAAACCATTGACCACACGAGCCGACTCGAGAACTGCGCCCTGCGCCCGGGCGATGTCCCAGGCGGCGGTGGCGGGAAGCAGGGCGGCCGCCTGCATCAGGCGGCGGCGGGAAGCGGAGAACATCATCGGACCTTGGGGCAACTGGGAAACCCGCGATTGTCCGTCGGAGCGGACGCGGCAGTCTCAGGGGTGTCCCGGGGCCCGGCCGGATCAGTTGCCGCTGCCGCCGAAGTTGGTATCGACGAAATCCGCCTGGTGGTACTTCAGGGGCTTGCCGCGGCGCTTGTTGACCTGGTCGGAGGCGGCGCTGAGCAGCTCGGTCACCCGGAAGGTGGTCTCCACGTATTCGCGCCGGTCGGTCGAATGGTTGAGCCGCAGCATCAACCGGGTCAGGGAGATGGAATAGCGGTTGCCGGTGCCGAATTCGGCATCGAGTTCGGCCTTGGCGTCGAACGTGACGTTCATGACCGCATCGACCTGGCCTTGGGCCCGGGTCAGCAAAGCAAGCTTGGCGAGAAAATCATCGAATTTGTTCATACCTGCCTCGTATCTTCCCTTCTACGCAGGAAGTGGAAGCCCGGATGAGACCGGGTTTTCCCTGATCATAAAGGACACGTGTCCAATTTGTGTCCAGCATGCCTAAATTCAGCGGGTTTTGCCAGGGTTCTCGTGTGTACGCCGCGTGAAGTAGGGCCGGCCGTACCGATATAGTCGGCCGGCTTATGGCCAAAGAAAAATCGACCTACGTCTGCAGCGAATGCGGCGGCACCAGCCCGCGCTGGCTCGGCAAATGCCCGCATTGCGGCGCCTGGAACTCGCTGGTGGAGACGGCGGCCCAGCCCGCGGCCGCGCCCTCGAAGAATCGGCTGGCGCAGCCGGCGGCCTTCGTGGCGCTGGCGCAGACCTCGGAGGTCACCACGCTGTCGGAGATCGAGGCCGCCGACGTGGCGCGCGCCTCCACCGGCATCGAGGAGCTCGACCGGGTGCTGGGCGGCGGCATCGTCGAAGGCGCGGTGGTGCTGATCGGCGGCGATCCGGGCATCGGCAAATCGACCCTGCTGCTGCAGGCGCTCGATGCGCTGGAGCGCGGCGGGCTGGAAACGCTTTATGTCACCGGCGAGGAGTCGGGCGCGCAGATCGCGCTGCGTGCCCGCCGGCTCGGGCTCGACGGCTCCCAGGTGCAGGTGCTGGCGGAGATCCAGCTGGAGAAGATCCTGGCGACGCTCGCCGAACGCCAGCCCTCGGTGGCGGTGATCGACTCGATCCAGACGGTGTATTCCGACCAGCTCACCAGCGCGCCCGGCTCGGTGGCCCAGGTGCGCGAATGCGCGGCCCACCTGACGCGCGCGGCCAAGGCCAGCGGCATCGCCATCGTGCTGGTCGGCCATGTCACCAAGGAGGGCGCCCTGGCCGGCCCGCGGGTGCTGGAGCACATGGTCGACACGGTGCTGTATTTCGAAGGCGAAACCCACAGCGCCTTCCGGCTGGTGCGGGCGATCAAGAACCGCTTCGGCGCGGTCAACGAGATCGGCGTCTTCGCCATGACCGAGCGCGGCCTGCGCGGCGTCGCCAACCCGAGCGCCATCTTCCTCAGCCAGCACAGCGAGCCGGTGCCCGGCAGCTGCGTGCTGGTGACGCTGGAGGGCACCCGGCCGATGCTGGTGGAGATCCAGGCCCTGGTCGACAGCGGCGGGCCCAGCCCGCGCCGGCTCTCGGTCGGCCTGGACCGCGACCGCCTGGCCATGCTGCTGGCGGTGCTGCACCGCCATGCCGGCGTGGCCTGCATGGACCAGGACGTGTTCGTCAACGCGGTGGGCGGCGTGCGCATCAGCGAGCCGGCGGCCGATCTGGCGGTGATCCTGGCGATCGCGTCGAGCCTGCGCGGCAAGGCGCTGCCCAGCGGCTTCATCGCCTTCGGAGAGGTCGGCCTGGCCGGCGAGGTGCGGCCCGCGCCGCGCGGCCAGGAGCGGCTGAAGGAGGCCGCCAAGCTCGGCTTCTCCATCGCCGTCGTGCCCAAGGCGAACGCGCCCAAGAAGGCGGTGGAGGGTTTGACCATCCACCCGATCGAGCGGGTCGAGGAAGCCATCGAGCTGCTGCGCCAGCTGCAGTAACCCTGCGCCGCCCGGCGGATCTCTGGGATGAGAACCATTCTCGTCTTGTAGACTTGCTTTCGTTTTCCTTTCAAAAGACATCCGAGCCATGCAAGTCACTTTCTCTCCCGCCCGTCGTTTCGCCTGCGCCCTGGCCGTGCTGCTGGTGGCCGGCGGTGCCTCCGCCCACCAGATCTGGATCGAGCAGGACGCCGGCGGCGCAAAGCTGTTCTTCGGCGAATACGGCGAGAACCTGCGTGAAGCCTCCCCCGGCCTGCTGGACAAGTTCGGCAAGCCGGTCGCCCGCAAGATCTCCGCCCAGGGCGTGCAGAGCGCCGACGTGGCCAAGACCGCCTCGGCCTTCACCATCCCGCTGTCGGCGGCCAAGGGCGAATCGCTGATCGCCGAGGACGCCACCTACCCGATGTGGGACATCAAGGCCCCCGGCACCGGCAAGGGCATGTACCTGCCGGCCGCGCGCCTGGTCACCGACCTGTCGGCGCAGAAGCCCCAGCTCACGCTCGACCTGGTGCCCACCGGCGTCGAAAGCGCCGAGGGCGCGCAGCTGCAGGCCTTCTTCCAGGGCAAGCCGCTGGCCAAGGCCAAGGTGGAGGTGGTCACCGCCTCCGGCTGGGCGCAGGAGCACCACACCGATGCGGACGGCAAACTCAGCGTGTCCCTGCCCTGGCGCGGCACCTATGTGCTGGAGCTGATGCACAACGGCCCCGCCGGCGAGCGCGCCGATGGCCAGAAGTTCGAAAAGGCCAGCTACGTGACCTCGCTGACGGTGGTGCGCGAGGCCGGCCTGGCGGCGCTGCCGGCACCGCCGGCCGCCACGCCGAACAAGTAATCCGCGCCGCGGCGGCGGCGGCATGGCGGGCACTGCGAAAATACCCGCCATGAAATTGACAAAGCTTTTAGTTCCCATCGGCTGCCTGGCCCTTTTGGCCGTGGCCTTCAACACCTACGGCTGGCGCGGCCTGGCCGTCGTGGGCGGCGGCATCACCATGTGGCTGCTGCTGCACTTCACCCGGATGATGACGGTGCTCAAGCGCGCTTCCGACCGCCCGGTCGGCTATGTGGGCAGCGCCGTCATGCTCAACGCCAAGCTCAAGCCCGGCGTGAACCTGCTGCATGTGGTGGCCATGACCCGCTCGCTGGGCCAGCAGCTCGACGGCGCCGGCACCCCCCGCGAAACCTATCGCTGGACCGATGGCAGCGAGTCCTATGTCGACTGCGTCTTCGAATCGGGCAAGCTCCAGGAGTGGCAGCTGACCCGTCCGCAGCCCAAGGACGCGGACGCGATCACCTCCGCGCCGTAAAATGGCGGGCTTTTGTCGCGCCGAACGGCGGCGCGCTGCCCGGCGGACTGTGTATTTGCGGCCGGCGGGCCTCTTTCAGCCTCTCAAGGACTCCCGCGCATGACCCTCGTGCCCCCCGCCCCCTCGCTCTCCGACCGTGACGGCAAGATCTGGATCGACGGTGAACTCGTCGACTGGCGCGAGGCCAAGATCCACGTCCTGACCCACACACTGCACTACGGCTGCGGCGTCTTCGAAGGCGTGCGCGCCTACGACACGGTCGACGGCCCGGCGGTCTTCCGCCTGCAGGAACACACCGAGCGCCTGTTCAACAGCGCCAAGATCCTGCGCATGAAGATCCCCTTCACGCAGGACCAGGTCAACGAGGCCCACCGCACGGTGGTGCGCGAGAACGGCCTGAAGTCCGGCTACATCCGGCCGCTGTCCTGGATCGGCTCCGAGAAGCTCGGCGTCAGCCCCAAGGGCAATACCATCCACGTGATGGTGGCGGCCTGGTCCTGGGGCGCCTACCTGGGCGACGAGGGCATGGCGCGCGGCATCCGCGTCAAGACCAGCAGCTACACCCGCCACCACGTCAACATCACCATGACGCAGGCCAAGGCGGTGAGCAACTACAGCAACTCGATCCTGGCCAACATGGAAGCCCTGGACGACGGCTACGACGAAGCCCTGCTGCTCGATGCCTCCGGCTTCGTCTCCGAAGGCGCGGGCGAGAACATCTTCATCGTGAAGAAGGGCGTGATCTACACGCCCGACCTGTCGGCCGGCGCCCTGAACGGCATCACCCGCAACACGATCATGCACATCGCCGCCGATCTGGGCATCGAGGTCGTTCAGAAGCGCATCACCCGCGACGAGGTCTACATCGCCGACGAGGCCTTCTTCACCGGCACCGCCGCCGAAGTCACGCCGATCCGCGAACTCGACCGGGTGGAGATCGGCACCGGCAGCCGCGGCCCGGTCACCGAGAAGGTGCAGAAGGCCTTCTTCGACATCGTCAACGGCCGCAATCCCAAGTACGCCCACTGGCTGACCAAGGTCTAAAGAGAGAAAGCCCCATGAGCAGCAGCCCCGCCTACTTTCCCGCTTCCGCGCCGGCCCAGCCGGCGGCCGTCGTCGAGGTCGCCGCAGCCGACCTCAATGCCCAGGGCGGGGTGTTCTGCCCCAGCCCCCTGGCGCACATGAAGCTGTGGAACTCGCATCCCAAGGTCTACCTGGACGTGGCCCGCACCGGCGAGGCCAAGTGCCCCTACTGCGGCACGATGTACCGGCTCAAGGCCGGCGAAACCGTGGCGCACGGCCACTAAGGCACGCAGCTTGACCGAGAAGTCCGTGAGCAGCATCACGGCACTGCTGGACCGCGTCACGGTCATCACCGTCACCTACAACAGCGCGCATTGCGTGCCGGCCCTGGCGCAGGCGCTGGCGGCCTGCCCGCATGTGACCGTGGCCGACAACGCCAGCGCCGACGACTCCGTCGCCCAGGCGCGGCGCCAGCTGCCGCAGGCGCTGGTGATCGAGCTGCCGCGCAACCTCGGTTATGGCGCGGCCAACAATGCCGCCATCGCACGGGCGACCACGCCCTACGTGCTGCTGCTCAACCCCGACTGCGAGGCCGGCTCGTCAGCCATCGCCGAGCTGGTGCGCCTGGCCGATGCCGATCCGACCTCGGGCCTGTGGGTGCCGCAGCTGCTGGGCAGCGACGGCAGCCCGGAGCTCAACTACAGCATGCCGCGCCACCACGGCGCGCCGCGCGGCGGTGCGGCCGAGGGGCCGCTCTGCGTGGGTTATGCCTGTGCGGCGGCCCTGCTGATCCACCGCGAACGCATGGCGCCGGTCGGTTTCTTCGACGAGCGCTTCTTCCTCTACTACGAGGACGAGGACCTGTGCCTGCGCGCCTTCCAGGCCCGCCTGCCCATCGTGGTGTTGCCGCAGGTCCGCATGACCCATCACTCGCGTGGCTCGGTGCGTGGACCGAAGCCGCTGGCCGCCGAATACTGGCGCGGATGGCACCACGCGCAGTCCAAGATCATCTTCGCCGCCAAGCATGCCGGCGACGCCGCCGCCGGCCAGCGCCTGCTGGCGCGCACCCTGCGCCGCGCCTGGGCGCAGGTGGCGGTGCGTGCGTTGCTGCCTTCGCCGCGCCTGCTGGCGCGCGCCTGGGGCCGGCTGCAGGGCCTGCGCCGGCTGCGCCGCGACGGCTTGCCTTCATGAACGGGATTCCAATGGCTCCGCGCCTGACCATCGGCGTGCTGACCCTCAACGAGGAGCGCCATATCGAGCGCTGCCTGCGCAGCTGCGCCTTCGCCGACGAGATCGTGGTGGTCGACAGCGGCAGCCGCGACCGCACCGTGGCGCTGGCCGAAGGGCTGGGCGCGCGGGTGTTCACCCATGCCGACTGGCAGGGCTTCGGCGTGCAGCGCACCCGGCTGATGGAGCATGCGACCGGCGACTGGCTGTTCTTCGTCGATGCCGACGAGGAAGTCACAACTGAACTGCGCGCCGAGGTCGAGGCCTTCGTCGCCGCCGGCCGCGAGGCGATCGGCACCGTGCGCTGGCGGGTGGTGGCCTATGGCCAGGAGCTGCGCTGGTTCCTCGGCCAGTCGGAGATCGAACGGCTCTTCCCCCGCCAGAAATTGCTGCGCTACACCGGCGTGGTCCACGAGCATGCCGAGATGGCCGAGCCGCGCCCGCCGCGCCATGCCTTCTCCGGCCGGCTGCTGCACACCTCGCGCGAATCGGTGGGCGACAGCCTGGGCAAGCTGCGCCAGTACGCCATGCTGGGAGCCGCCAAACGCGCCCAGGCGGGCAAGCGCGGCGGCGTCTGGCGCGGCATCGCATCCGGGCTGTGGGTGTTCCTGCGGCTCTACGTCATCCGCCTGGGCTTCCTGGGCGGCGGCGCCGGCTTCCTTTTCTGTTTCTTCATCGCCCTGGAGAGCTTCTTCCGTTATGCAGCCTTGCACTACGACCGCGACACGCTGAGGGCCGACATTCCCCGATGAGCGCTCTACCGAAGGCGGTGCCTGCCGTGCCCGCCGCGTCCTTTTCCACCGTCCTCATCCTGGGCACGCTGGCCGCCGGCACGGCACTGGGGCCCTGGTCCAGCAAGATCGCCGGGGCCACCTGGCTGGTCTGGAGCCTGTGGGGCCTGCTGGTCGGCCTGGGGCCGCGTTTCGGCGCCCGGCCGGCACCGCATCCCGGACTGCCGGCGGCCCGCTGGCTGTTTTTCGGTTTCGCCATCACCACGGTGCTGGCCCTGTGCAAGGCGCTGTACTGGCACGATCCCTTCGACGAGATGTACGGCTACCTGCGCCTGACGCTGTCGGCGGCGGCGGCCTGCTGGGTGCTCGAACGTGTGTTGCTGCCGGCGGCCACGGCCGCAATGGCATTGCGGGTCCTGGCGGTGCAATGTATTGCCGCGCTGATCTGCCTCGCCAGCCTGGCCTGGCGCTATTACGGGATGGATTTCCGCAACATGCTGCCTGCCAATGCCATCCCGTGGGCGCAAGCGGTGGCCTTTGCCGTGTGTCTGTTGATGCCGGCCGCTCTGGCCGGTCGGGTACGGCCCGGCACGCGTGCGTTTCTGTGGCTGGGCGTGGCGCTCGGCGGAGCGACGGTGCTGGCTTCACTCTCCCGGGGCGCCTACGGCATCTTTTTCTGGATGGGCTGGCTCCTGGCGGCCCGCTGGCGCGATGTGCATGGCCGCTGGCCCTGGGGCCGCCTGTCGGTGCTGGGCGCGGCATTCTGCCTGGCGCTGGCGGCGGTCTGGTGCGTGCCCGGCGACCCCTTGCGCCTGCGGCTGGCCGAGAAGGAGATCTCCCAGGCCGAGACCCATTCGGTGTTCGACACCTCGCTGGGGACCCGCATGTACCTCTGGACCATGGCATGGCAGGGCCTGAAGGATTCGCCCTGGATGGGTGTGGGCGAAACCGAGCGCATGTACCGCATCAAGCATGCAGGCGAAGAACTGCCCCCGGCCCAGCGCGAAGGTCTGGCCTACGTGCGCACCATGGGGCATGTGCACAACCAGTACCTGCACGCGGCGCTGGACGGCGGCATCCTCGGCCTGGCCGGGATGGCCGCGCTGATCCTCGGCATGGCCGTGGCCGCCTGGCGGCTGCGGGCGGTGGACAAGAGCGCCTCGCGGCAGATGCAGGGCCTGCTCTTCGTGCACACCCTCGGCGGCATGAGCAACGTGAACTTCGCCCACACCTACTACGTGGTGACACTGGCCGTCGCCACGGCGGCGGTCTTCGTCTGCATGCGGCCGGCGCCGCCCGCCATCGCCCAGCCATGAACATCCTGATGGTCCACCGTGCGCCGGTGCCGGTGTTCGCCTACGGCGGCACCGAACGGGTGATGTGGGACCTGGCCCGGCGGCTGTCCACACTCGGCCACCGGGTGCGTTTCCTGGTGCCGGCCGGCTCGCACTGCGACTTCGCCGAAGTCATCGCCCTGGATCCCGCGGGCGACTGGCGCGCCCAGGTGCCGGCCGATACCGACGTGGTGCACCTGCAGTTCCAGCCCGAGGGCGGCCTGCTGCCCGATGTGCCCTGCCTGGTCACGGAGCATGGCAATCCCGCGCCGGGCGTGCCGCTGCAGCGCAACACCGTCTTCATCTCGGCCGACCATGCGGCGCGCCACGGTTCCACCGTCTTCGTGCGCAACGGCCTGGACTGGTCGGCCTACGGCGTGGTGGATTTCGACCGGCCCCGGCCCGGCTTCCATTTCCTCGGCAAGGCTTCCTGGCGGGTGAAGAACGTGCAGGGTGCGATCGATGTCACCGGCGATGCCGGCGTGCGCCTGGACGTGCTGGGCGGCGTTCGTTTCAATTTCAAGCGCGGCATCCGGCTGACCTTCACGCCGCGGGTGCACTTCCACGGCATGGTCGGCGGCGAGAGGAAGATGGGCCTGCTCAACGCCTCGCGCGGCCTGGTGTTTCCGGTGCTGTGGCACGAGCCTTTCGGCCTGGCGGTGATCGAGAGCCTGTACTTCGGCTGCCCGGTGTTCGGCACGCCCTATGGCGCGCTGCCCGAGCTGGTGCCCGGGGATTGCGGCGTGCTGTCCACCAGCCGCGCCGAACTGGCCGAGGCGGTGCGCGGGCGATCGTTCGACGCACGCGCCTGCCATGCGCTGGCGGTGCGGGAGTTCGGGGCGGACACCATGGCTCCCGGCTATCTGAGGCTCTACGAAAAAATCACCGCTGGCGAGTGCCTGCACGCAGAGCCGCCGCGTCTTCGGGAAGAAGCCCGCCGGCTGGCTTGGCGGCCTTGACCTCGTGTTGCCGAAGGAGCCGCCAGGCCAAAATGAATGGAAGTGCCCGCATTTAATCGGACATCCTGAATATATTTCAACCTGCGAGATATCCTTGATAATCTCTGCGCCGACTGTAGTTAGGTCCTTTTGGGCTATCGCGCTTCCGAGGGGCGTCGCGCAATATGAGCGCAACTTCAGGAGGGCAAAATGAAAATCTTCGTACCGTTGGTATTATCCGTGGCCTGCATCGCATCCGCTCCGGCCATGGCGAATCAAATAACATTTGGCGGCGATACCGGGGACGGCCCGGGTTTCGAGCGGCCCGGACCGGGTGTGATCGGAAGCGCCTATCGATATCTGTCATACGCCTTTACAGTATCTCAGGCCGGTATATATACATTCACCAGCACGGCAATGGATTTCGATAACCTGACGGCTTTGTATCTGGGGGATGCGACGGTGGTGGATGCGGCGCATCTGCTGATTTACAACGACGACAGTACGGATGCTCGCCATTCCGGTTTTGACTATTCGCTGGCCGCCAACACCACCTACAACTTCGTGACCACGGCATATTCGCTTGGCCAAAGCGGGGTGGTCTCCAATTCAATCACGGGTGCAGGGACGATATCGCCTTTCGTCTCCGCTGTTCCAGAGCCGGAAACGGTCGCGATGCTGCTGGCCGGCATGGGCACCATGTGGATGAAATTGCGCCGCCGGCAAAAGCAGCAGTGCCAATAGCGCACCCGCGGCAGGGGATCAGGCCGCCGGCAGCGTCACCACGAACACCGCCCCGCCGCCTTCGCGCTCCTCGCAGCGCACCGTGCCGCCGTGGCGCTGAACGATGGTCCTAACCAGCGCCAGGCCCAGGCCCACGCCGCCCTCGCGCTCGCTGGCGCCGGGCAGGCGGTAGAAGGGCTCGAAGATGCGTTCGCGCAGTTCGGCCGGCACGCCCGGGCCGCGGTCGCTGACCCGCAGCAGGGCGTGTTCGCCTTCCCGGCGCAGCGAGAGTTCGATCTCGCCCCGGCCATAGCGCCGCGCGTTCTCCAGCAGGTTGCGCACCACCCGGCGCAGCAGGCGCGACACGCCACGTGTTTCCACGCCGGCCATGCCCGCGTCGCCCAGGTCGAGTTCGGCACCCACCCGGGCGCATTCCTCGGCGGCCAGGCCGACCAGGTCCACCGTCTCCACCGTGCCGATGTCGGCCTCGTCGGCATCGAGCCGGCTGGCCAGCAGGATCTCGTCGATCAGCTGGTCGAGTTCGCCGATGTTGCGGGCGATCTCGTCGCGCGCCATGGAGCCGGCCGGGTTCATCAGCTCCAGCCCCATGCGGATGCGCGCCAGCGGCGAGCGCAATTCGTGCGAGGCATTGGCCAGCAGCGACTTGTGCGAATGCACCAGGCGCTCGATGCGTTCGGCCGCATGGTTGAAGCGCCGCGCCAGGAAGGCCACCTCGTCGCTGCCCTGCACCGGCACACGCACCGACAGGTCGCCCTGGCCCCATTGCTCCACGCTCTGCTGCAGCTTCTCCAGCCGGCGGGTGAGCTTGCGGATGATCGGATAGGTGGCCAGCGCCACCGCCACGCCAACCAGGCCCAGCGTCCAGAAGAAGCCGAAGGGCGGCCGGTTCCAGAAGCTGCGCGGCGGCCGCGGCAGGTGCACGGTGATGGTCTGGCCGTCGTGCATGGCGACCGCGAATTCGGGGCCGCTGCGCACCGGCCGACCTTCCTCGGCCTGCTCGGCGTCGGGCGGCGCCGGCTGCGGCGGCGGGCCGGCCTCGCCGTGCGGGCCGCGGCGCGGGCGCAGGGCGCCGCTGCCGATCACCTCGCCGGCCTCGTTGCGCACGAAGACCTCGCGCAGCGGCGGGTCCGAGGCCATCTGCCAGGCCCAGCCCACCAGCAGGGTCAGCACCGCGACCGCCAGCACCACCGCCAGCCAGATGCGCACATAGA contains the following coding sequences:
- a CDS encoding Bug family tripartite tricarboxylate transporter substrate binding protein; the encoded protein is MFSASRRRLMQAAALLPATAAWDIARAQGAVLESARVVNGFAAGGTADAVSRRIAEKLHPAYANAAFVENRTGASGQIAIQYVKSQPADGATMLLTPMSMLGIYPHTYKKLSYDPVADLTPVSIGSVFDYGFAVGPSVPDRIRTVPEYLAWCKGRPERAAFGSPAAGSSPHFIGILLGRAGGIEMTHVAYRGSQPAILDMIGGQIPAVSGPVGEFIQYVQAGKCRLLGVSGAKRSRFAPGTPTLVEQGFKDLAFSEWYGFFLPAKAAPDTVQKLNGTIRAALAQRDTIDGLAAMGLEAQGSTPEQLAAALKSDTERWRGIVKTIGFSADT
- the radA gene encoding DNA repair protein RadA: MAKEKSTYVCSECGGTSPRWLGKCPHCGAWNSLVETAAQPAAAPSKNRLAQPAAFVALAQTSEVTTLSEIEAADVARASTGIEELDRVLGGGIVEGAVVLIGGDPGIGKSTLLLQALDALERGGLETLYVTGEESGAQIALRARRLGLDGSQVQVLAEIQLEKILATLAERQPSVAVIDSIQTVYSDQLTSAPGSVAQVRECAAHLTRAAKASGIAIVLVGHVTKEGALAGPRVLEHMVDTVLYFEGETHSAFRLVRAIKNRFGAVNEIGVFAMTERGLRGVANPSAIFLSQHSEPVPGSCVLVTLEGTRPMLVEIQALVDSGGPSPRRLSVGLDRDRLAMLLAVLHRHAGVACMDQDVFVNAVGGVRISEPAADLAVILAIASSLRGKALPSGFIAFGEVGLAGEVRPAPRGQERLKEAAKLGFSIAVVPKANAPKKAVEGLTIHPIERVEEAIELLRQLQ
- a CDS encoding DUF4198 domain-containing protein, which gives rise to MQVTFSPARRFACALAVLLVAGGASAHQIWIEQDAGGAKLFFGEYGENLREASPGLLDKFGKPVARKISAQGVQSADVAKTASAFTIPLSAAKGESLIAEDATYPMWDIKAPGTGKGMYLPAARLVTDLSAQKPQLTLDLVPTGVESAEGAQLQAFFQGKPLAKAKVEVVTASGWAQEHHTDADGKLSVSLPWRGTYVLELMHNGPAGERADGQKFEKASYVTSLTVVREAGLAALPAPPAATPNK
- a CDS encoding glycerate kinase → MKLTKLLVPIGCLALLAVAFNTYGWRGLAVVGGGITMWLLLHFTRMMTVLKRASDRPVGYVGSAVMLNAKLKPGVNLLHVVAMTRSLGQQLDGAGTPRETYRWTDGSESYVDCVFESGKLQEWQLTRPQPKDADAITSAP
- a CDS encoding branched-chain amino acid transaminase: MTLVPPAPSLSDRDGKIWIDGELVDWREAKIHVLTHTLHYGCGVFEGVRAYDTVDGPAVFRLQEHTERLFNSAKILRMKIPFTQDQVNEAHRTVVRENGLKSGYIRPLSWIGSEKLGVSPKGNTIHVMVAAWSWGAYLGDEGMARGIRVKTSSYTRHHVNITMTQAKAVSNYSNSILANMEALDDGYDEALLLDASGFVSEGAGENIFIVKKGVIYTPDLSAGALNGITRNTIMHIAADLGIEVVQKRITRDEVYIADEAFFTGTAAEVTPIRELDRVEIGTGSRGPVTEKVQKAFFDIVNGRNPKYAHWLTKV
- a CDS encoding zinc-finger domain-containing protein, encoding MSSSPAYFPASAPAQPAAVVEVAAADLNAQGGVFCPSPLAHMKLWNSHPKVYLDVARTGEAKCPYCGTMYRLKAGETVAHGH
- a CDS encoding glycosyltransferase family 2 protein, giving the protein MTEKSVSSITALLDRVTVITVTYNSAHCVPALAQALAACPHVTVADNASADDSVAQARRQLPQALVIELPRNLGYGAANNAAIARATTPYVLLLNPDCEAGSSAIAELVRLADADPTSGLWVPQLLGSDGSPELNYSMPRHHGAPRGGAAEGPLCVGYACAAALLIHRERMAPVGFFDERFFLYYEDEDLCLRAFQARLPIVVLPQVRMTHHSRGSVRGPKPLAAEYWRGWHHAQSKIIFAAKHAGDAAAGQRLLARTLRRAWAQVAVRALLPSPRLLARAWGRLQGLRRLRRDGLPS
- a CDS encoding glycosyltransferase family 2 protein, whose amino-acid sequence is MNGIPMAPRLTIGVLTLNEERHIERCLRSCAFADEIVVVDSGSRDRTVALAEGLGARVFTHADWQGFGVQRTRLMEHATGDWLFFVDADEEVTTELRAEVEAFVAAGREAIGTVRWRVVAYGQELRWFLGQSEIERLFPRQKLLRYTGVVHEHAEMAEPRPPRHAFSGRLLHTSRESVGDSLGKLRQYAMLGAAKRAQAGKRGGVWRGIASGLWVFLRLYVIRLGFLGGGAGFLFCFFIALESFFRYAALHYDRDTLRADIPR
- a CDS encoding O-antigen ligase family protein, whose translation is MSALPKAVPAVPAASFSTVLILGTLAAGTALGPWSSKIAGATWLVWSLWGLLVGLGPRFGARPAPHPGLPAARWLFFGFAITTVLALCKALYWHDPFDEMYGYLRLTLSAAAACWVLERVLLPAATAAMALRVLAVQCIAALICLASLAWRYYGMDFRNMLPANAIPWAQAVAFAVCLLMPAALAGRVRPGTRAFLWLGVALGGATVLASLSRGAYGIFFWMGWLLAARWRDVHGRWPWGRLSVLGAAFCLALAAVWCVPGDPLRLRLAEKEISQAETHSVFDTSLGTRMYLWTMAWQGLKDSPWMGVGETERMYRIKHAGEELPPAQREGLAYVRTMGHVHNQYLHAALDGGILGLAGMAALILGMAVAAWRLRAVDKSASRQMQGLLFVHTLGGMSNVNFAHTYYVVTLAVATAAVFVCMRPAPPAIAQP
- a CDS encoding glycosyltransferase; the encoded protein is MNILMVHRAPVPVFAYGGTERVMWDLARRLSTLGHRVRFLVPAGSHCDFAEVIALDPAGDWRAQVPADTDVVHLQFQPEGGLLPDVPCLVTEHGNPAPGVPLQRNTVFISADHAARHGSTVFVRNGLDWSAYGVVDFDRPRPGFHFLGKASWRVKNVQGAIDVTGDAGVRLDVLGGVRFNFKRGIRLTFTPRVHFHGMVGGERKMGLLNASRGLVFPVLWHEPFGLAVIESLYFGCPVFGTPYGALPELVPGDCGVLSTSRAELAEAVRGRSFDARACHALAVREFGADTMAPGYLRLYEKITAGECLHAEPPRLREEARRLAWRP
- a CDS encoding FxDxF family PEP-CTERM protein, with the translated sequence MKIFVPLVLSVACIASAPAMANQITFGGDTGDGPGFERPGPGVIGSAYRYLSYAFTVSQAGIYTFTSTAMDFDNLTALYLGDATVVDAAHLLIYNDDSTDARHSGFDYSLAANTTYNFVTTAYSLGQSGVVSNSITGAGTISPFVSAVPEPETVAMLLAGMGTMWMKLRRRQKQQCQ
- a CDS encoding ATP-binding protein; this translates as MRLARRLYVRIWLAVVLAVAVLTLLVGWAWQMASDPPLREVFVRNEAGEVIGSGALRPRRGPHGEAGPPPQPAPPDAEQAEEGRPVRSGPEFAVAMHDGQTITVHLPRPPRSFWNRPPFGFFWTLGLVGVAVALATYPIIRKLTRRLEKLQQSVEQWGQGDLSVRVPVQGSDEVAFLARRFNHAAERIERLVHSHKSLLANASHELRSPLARIRMGLELMNPAGSMARDEIARNIGELDQLIDEILLASRLDADEADIGTVETVDLVGLAAEECARVGAELDLGDAGMAGVETRGVSRLLRRVVRNLLENARRYGRGEIELSLRREGEHALLRVSDRGPGVPAELRERIFEPFYRLPGASEREGGVGLGLALVRTIVQRHGGTVRCEEREGGGAVFVVTLPAA